The sequence below is a genomic window from Mesorhizobium shangrilense.
CGCGCTAACCCTGTCGCAGCGGCTCAATCGAGGGATCATCGGCCAATGAGCGAACCACGCACGCTGCTGGCCATCGACAAGGTGTCGAAGAATTTCGGCCGGGTCACCGCCGTCGACGGCATCTCGCTCGATATCCGCGAGAATGAGTTCTTCGCTTTGCTCGGCCCTTCGGGATGCGGCAAGACCACGCTCTTGCGCATGCTCGCGGGCTTCGAGACTCCGAATGCCGGCCGCATCCTGCTCGATGGCCGAGACATCGCCCGGACCCCACCCAACAAGCGGCCGGTCAATCTGATGTTCCAGTCCTACGCGCTGTTCCCGCATATGAGCGTCAGGGCCAATGTGTCCTACGGCCTTGAGATGGAGAGTTTGCCGACTAAGGAAATCCGCTCGCGCGTCGATGCGATCCTGGCAACGACTGAACTCGTCAACTTCGCGCACCGCAAGCCGGAGCAATTGTCGGGCGGCCAGAAGCAGCGTGTCGCGCTGGCCCGGGCATTGGTCAAGCGGCCACGGCTGCTGCTGCTCGACGAGCCGCTCGGCGCGCTCGACAAGAAGCTGCGCGGCGCCATGCAGCTGGAGCTGAAGCGCCTGCAGCACGAGGTCGGCATCACCTTCGTCATCGTCACCCACGACCAGGAAGAATCGCTGGTCATGGCCGACCGCATGGCGGTGCTGAAAGACGGCAAGCTCTTGCAATGCGACACGCCGCACGCGGTCTACGAACATCCCGCCGACCGCTTCGTCGCCGACTTCATCGGCGTGATGAATTTCGTGCCGGGC
It includes:
- a CDS encoding ABC transporter ATP-binding protein encodes the protein MSEPRTLLAIDKVSKNFGRVTAVDGISLDIRENEFFALLGPSGCGKTTLLRMLAGFETPNAGRILLDGRDIARTPPNKRPVNLMFQSYALFPHMSVRANVSYGLEMESLPTKEIRSRVDAILATTELVNFAHRKPEQLSGGQKQRVALARALVKRPRLLLLDEPLGALDKKLRGAMQLELKRLQHEVGITFVIVTHDQEESLVMADRMAVLKDGKLLQCDTPHAVYEHPADRFVADFIGVMNFVPGKAAADGVLAANGTRIAGKVPAALSAGAPAVASVRPERIRLFPSAETANRTTGTVEALAYQGLDLQLHVRTALSPKPFLVRVTADAADRRPVAAGDAVELGWDAADTRIFAD